In one Janibacter cremeus genomic region, the following are encoded:
- a CDS encoding OsmC family protein has protein sequence MSQTIDETTNDPNLLTTSLTGSLVRGTATEVTLSARQHTFTIDEPAGLGGTDLGANPVEHLLGALASCTVITYQVWAEKLGLRLDGVDVALAGDIDLRGFFGTAEGVRPGFRGIDLEVTLTGPESDADYRRLEEAVATHCPVADNLTNGVPVRTTLELAAG, from the coding sequence ATGAGCCAGACGATCGACGAGACCACCAACGACCCGAACCTGCTGACCACCTCGCTCACGGGCTCCCTCGTGCGCGGCACGGCCACGGAGGTCACCCTCTCGGCGCGTCAGCACACCTTCACCATCGACGAGCCGGCCGGCCTCGGTGGCACCGACCTCGGTGCCAACCCGGTCGAGCACCTGCTCGGCGCCCTCGCCTCCTGCACGGTCATCACCTACCAGGTGTGGGCGGAGAAGCTGGGCCTGCGCCTGGACGGCGTGGACGTCGCGCTCGCCGGCGACATCGACCTGCGGGGCTTCTTCGGCACCGCCGAGGGCGTGCGGCCGGGCTTCCGGGGCATCGACCTCGAGGTCACCCTCACCGGCCCGGAGAGCGACGCCGACTACCGCCGTCTCGAGGAGGCCGTGGCGACGCACTGCCCCGTCGCGGACAACCTCACCAACGGCGTCCCGGTGCGGACCACGCTCGAGCTGGCCGCCGGCTGA
- a CDS encoding YczE/YyaS/YitT family protein: MPLPDPPPPQAPPRVRNRELADIGPLAQLRAGRLGIRLPLLLVGLFFYGASMAMVIRGTLGQIPWDVLHVGVAKHVPLTFGTIVIGVSLLVLLGWIPLRQKPGVGTIGNALLIGPSADLVLSLLQAPEALGWRIALLVGGVVLNGIATGMYIGSQFGPGPRDGLMTGLARVTGRSIRLVRTGLEVSVVAVGWLLGGVVGVGTVLYAVAIGPLAQLFLPLFTVDLTPRRPDAGPPDS, encoded by the coding sequence ATGCCGCTCCCCGACCCACCGCCCCCGCAGGCGCCGCCGCGCGTGCGCAACCGCGAGCTCGCCGACATCGGCCCCCTCGCCCAGCTGCGTGCGGGCCGGCTCGGCATTCGGTTGCCGCTGCTGCTCGTCGGGCTCTTCTTCTACGGCGCGTCGATGGCGATGGTCATCCGCGGCACGCTCGGGCAGATCCCGTGGGACGTCCTGCACGTCGGCGTCGCCAAGCACGTCCCGCTGACCTTCGGGACGATCGTCATCGGTGTCTCGCTGCTCGTCCTCCTGGGGTGGATCCCGCTGCGCCAGAAGCCGGGCGTCGGCACGATCGGCAACGCCCTGCTCATCGGCCCGTCGGCGGACCTCGTCCTCTCCCTCCTGCAGGCGCCGGAGGCCCTCGGGTGGCGGATCGCGCTGCTGGTCGGCGGTGTCGTCCTCAACGGCATCGCGACGGGCATGTACATCGGGTCGCAGTTCGGTCCCGGCCCGCGTGACGGCCTGATGACCGGACTGGCGCGGGTGACCGGGCGCTCGATCCGACTGGTGCGCACCGGGCTCGAGGTCAGCGTGGTCGCCGTCGGGTGGCTCCTCGGCGGTGTCGTCGGTGTCGGCACCGTGCTCTACGCCGTGGCCATCGGACCGCTCGCGCAGCTCTTCCTGCCGCTCTTCACGGTCGACCTGACCCCCCGGCGTCCGGATGCCGGACCCCCCGACTCATAA
- the ppk2 gene encoding polyphosphate kinase 2 → MQQNLREYIDRLTAEGYTVRDDQGDDPQLIAPDGKAVETWRENYPYDELMTRNDYDVEKYLLQIELLKFQYWTQDTGRRFVLLFEGRDAAGKGGTIKRFTEHLNPRGARVVALTRPSEREEGQWYFQRYIRHLPTRGEIVLFDRSWYNRAGVERVMGFCTDEQYEEFMDQAPKVERMLAEAGVHVTKLWFSVTQQEQRTRFAIRQIDPVRRWKLSPMDLESLDKWEAYTEAKEAMFERTDTKHAPWIVIRSNDKKRGRINAMRYFLNQFDYADKDPSVVFAPDKKVVARGKRVVGD, encoded by the coding sequence ATGCAGCAGAATCTCCGGGAGTACATCGACCGGCTCACGGCCGAGGGGTACACGGTCCGCGACGACCAGGGCGACGACCCGCAGCTCATCGCCCCGGACGGCAAGGCGGTGGAGACGTGGCGGGAGAACTACCCCTACGACGAGCTGATGACGCGCAACGACTACGACGTCGAGAAGTACCTGCTGCAGATCGAGCTGCTGAAGTTCCAGTACTGGACGCAGGACACCGGACGCCGGTTCGTCCTCCTCTTCGAGGGACGCGACGCGGCCGGCAAGGGCGGGACGATCAAGCGCTTCACCGAGCACCTCAACCCCCGAGGGGCCCGGGTCGTGGCGCTGACCAGGCCGAGCGAGCGCGAGGAGGGGCAGTGGTACTTCCAGCGCTACATCCGGCACCTGCCCACGCGCGGTGAGATCGTCCTCTTCGACCGCTCCTGGTACAACCGTGCCGGCGTGGAGCGGGTCATGGGCTTCTGCACCGACGAGCAGTACGAGGAGTTCATGGACCAGGCGCCCAAGGTCGAGCGGATGCTCGCCGAGGCCGGCGTGCACGTGACCAAGCTGTGGTTCTCGGTGACCCAGCAGGAGCAGCGCACCCGCTTCGCCATCCGGCAGATCGACCCGGTCCGCCGGTGGAAGCTCTCACCGATGGACCTGGAGAGCCTCGACAAGTGGGAGGCCTACACCGAGGCGAAGGAGGCGATGTTCGAGCGGACCGACACCAAGCACGCCCCGTGGATCGTCATCAGGTCCAACGACAAGAAGCGTGGCCGGATCAACGCGATGCGCTACTTCCTCAACCAGTTCGACTACGCGGACAAGGACCCGTCGGTCGTCTTCGCACCGGACAAGAAGGTCGTCGCCCGCGGCAAGAGGGTCGTCGGCGACTGA
- a CDS encoding protein adenylyltransferase SelO, whose translation MRWPFDNTFVRDLGWLGARVEPVPVRSPELLALNEELAAELGLDPAGLRSPEGVAVLAGNALAEGSEPIAQAYAGHQFGQLTPVLGDGRAHLLGEVVDTHGRRRDIALKGSGRTPFSRGGDGRAVTGPVLREYLVSEFMHAVHVPTTRSLAAVATGERVLRGRPLPGAVLTRVAASHLRVGTLVLLATRGSREQLADAVEHVRARHYPDLPPHDPMALLSAVVERQARLVARWMSLGFIHGVMNTDNMTLSGETIDYGPCAFLDAYDPETFFSSVDSTGRYRYSAQPSMAMWGLARLAECLLPLAVGEPDALMTEAQERVEAFAGIHDQWWLDNFRIKLGLVRVGAEDRELVEDLLGIATAETLDFTGLFRDLARVLRREPTPTLDRIEDVPRWEEWRERWLVRLDGEGKPVWSSADIMDESNPVHIPRNHLVEEALAAAHAGDLAPFEQLLEVIRSPFAEQEGLERYAEPADPAFTRGYVTYCGT comes from the coding sequence ATGAGGTGGCCCTTCGACAACACCTTCGTCCGCGACCTCGGCTGGCTCGGGGCGCGGGTCGAGCCGGTCCCGGTGCGCTCCCCCGAGCTGCTGGCACTCAACGAGGAGCTCGCCGCCGAGCTCGGCCTCGACCCCGCCGGACTCCGCTCCCCGGAGGGGGTGGCGGTCCTCGCGGGCAATGCCCTCGCCGAGGGCTCCGAGCCGATCGCCCAGGCCTACGCCGGTCACCAGTTCGGCCAGCTCACTCCGGTGCTCGGCGACGGCCGCGCGCACCTGCTCGGCGAGGTCGTCGACACCCACGGCAGACGCCGGGACATCGCGCTCAAGGGGTCGGGACGCACCCCCTTCTCCCGGGGTGGTGACGGGCGCGCGGTCACCGGCCCGGTGCTGCGGGAGTACCTCGTCTCGGAGTTCATGCACGCCGTCCACGTTCCGACGACCCGGTCCCTGGCCGCCGTCGCGACCGGCGAGCGGGTCCTGCGCGGGCGCCCCCTCCCCGGCGCCGTCCTCACCCGCGTCGCCGCCTCGCACCTGCGGGTCGGCACCCTCGTCCTCCTCGCCACCCGGGGCAGCCGCGAGCAGCTCGCCGACGCCGTCGAGCACGTCCGGGCCCGGCACTACCCCGACCTGCCGCCGCACGACCCGATGGCACTGCTGTCCGCGGTCGTCGAGCGCCAGGCCCGGCTCGTCGCGCGGTGGATGTCCCTCGGCTTCATCCACGGTGTGATGAACACCGACAACATGACCCTCTCCGGCGAGACGATCGACTACGGCCCCTGCGCCTTCCTCGACGCCTACGACCCGGAGACCTTCTTCAGCAGCGTGGACTCGACGGGACGCTACCGCTACTCCGCGCAGCCATCGATGGCGATGTGGGGCCTCGCCCGCCTGGCCGAGTGCCTGCTGCCGCTGGCCGTCGGCGAGCCGGACGCGCTCATGACCGAGGCGCAGGAGCGCGTCGAGGCCTTCGCCGGGATCCACGACCAGTGGTGGCTGGACAACTTCCGCATCAAGCTCGGGCTCGTCCGGGTGGGGGCGGAGGACCGCGAGCTCGTCGAGGACCTGCTGGGGATCGCGACGGCGGAGACGCTGGACTTCACGGGCCTCTTCCGCGACCTGGCCCGGGTGCTGCGCCGGGAGCCGACCCCGACCCTGGACCGCATCGAGGACGTGCCGCGCTGGGAGGAGTGGCGCGAGCGGTGGCTGGTGCGTCTCGACGGCGAAGGAAAGCCGGTCTGGTCCAGCGCCGACATCATGGACGAGTCCAACCCCGTCCACATCCCCCGCAACCATCTCGTCGAGGAGGCCCTGGCCGCGGCGCACGCGGGGGACCTCGCCCCCTTCGAGCAGCTCCTCGAGGTGATCCGCTCCCCCTTCGCGGAGCAGGAGGGACTGGAGCGCTACGCCGAACCCGCCGACCCCGCCTTCACCCGGGGCTACGTGACCTACTGCGGGACCTAG
- a CDS encoding VOC family protein gives MLRLSPKLVVDDGPGGADRAIDFYREVLGAQLDVRHVMGAAVVFARMLLPGGGELHVKDADGLDPGPPPGGGGHILDIVCADPDTVVARAVGHGAEVLFAVDDQPYGARQGRFRDPFGHQWIVGTPIAMSEDAVQGALDAWAEK, from the coding sequence GTGTTGCGACTGTCCCCCAAGCTCGTCGTCGACGACGGCCCCGGCGGCGCCGACCGGGCGATCGACTTCTACCGCGAGGTCCTCGGCGCGCAGCTGGACGTGCGCCACGTGATGGGCGCGGCGGTCGTCTTCGCGCGGATGCTGCTCCCCGGCGGCGGTGAGTTGCACGTCAAGGACGCCGACGGTCTCGACCCCGGGCCGCCGCCCGGAGGTGGCGGGCACATCCTGGACATCGTCTGCGCCGACCCGGACACCGTCGTCGCCCGAGCGGTCGGTCACGGCGCCGAGGTGCTCTTCGCGGTGGACGACCAGCCCTACGGCGCGCGGCAGGGGCGCTTCCGGGACCCCTTCGGGCACCAGTGGATCGTCGGTACCCCCATCGCGATGAGCGAGGACGCGGTGCAAGGGGCCCTCGACGCCTGGGCCGAGAAGTGA
- the ybaK gene encoding Cys-tRNA(Pro) deacylase, producing MGKRTRTGGATPAVRALTTAGVEFTEHPYEHDPAAQSYGLEAAEAIGVAPERVYKTLLAQTDLPANHGLVVGIVTVTGQLDLKSLAAAVGAKKATMAEPALAERTTGYVVGGISPLGQKRALPTVVDESALAHGTVFVSGGRRGLDLEVAPSDLVALTSATVADIART from the coding sequence ATGGGCAAGAGGACCAGGACCGGTGGCGCCACCCCTGCGGTGCGCGCCCTGACGACGGCCGGCGTCGAGTTCACCGAGCACCCCTACGAGCACGACCCGGCGGCGCAGTCCTACGGGCTGGAGGCGGCGGAGGCGATCGGGGTCGCGCCCGAGCGGGTGTACAAGACACTCCTCGCGCAGACGGACCTGCCGGCGAACCACGGCCTCGTCGTCGGCATCGTCACGGTGACCGGCCAGCTCGACCTCAAGTCGCTGGCGGCCGCGGTCGGCGCGAAGAAGGCAACCATGGCCGAGCCCGCGCTGGCCGAGCGGACCACCGGGTACGTCGTCGGTGGGATCAGCCCGCTCGGCCAGAAGCGCGCCCTGCCCACGGTCGTCGACGAGTCGGCGCTGGCGCACGGCACGGTCTTCGTCAGTGGCGGGCGACGCGGCCTCGACCTGGAGGTGGCCCCGTCGGACCTCGTGGCGCTCACCTCCGCCACTGTTGCCGACATCGCCAGGACCTGA
- a CDS encoding pyridoxal phosphate-dependent decarboxylase family protein has protein sequence MDGDGLGEALDAAAKHAAAWLDSVPERRVPASATVDEVLAVLTTELPAEPSTPLQVIEELQHACEPGLTAMPSGRFFGFVIGGTHPAALAADWLVSAWDQNAGMRLVTPSTSAVEELAARWVLDLLGLPDDAGVGFVTGATTANFTCLAAARDSVLRARDWDVGARGLAGGPAVRVLAGEEAHMSVDLALRYLGVGQPETVEADEQGRMRPDALRVALAGAPAVPTIVVLQAGNIHSGAFDPFTELVTTAHEAGAWVHVDGAFGLFAAASSTHRHLTSGMAAADSWATDAHKTLNVPYDCGIALVRDALALRAAMGHEPAPYLITDEAGDPYEKVPEMSRRARSIPVWAVLRALGRRGVEDLVDGLVDRARAFAAGLADVPGATVLNDVVFTQVTAAMEDDETTSRTVDAVLRDGAVWISGSRWHDRAVLRASMSNWSTTPADVEAAVDAVKRARASLT, from the coding sequence ATGGACGGGGACGGCCTGGGGGAGGCCCTCGACGCGGCAGCGAAACACGCCGCGGCGTGGCTCGACAGCGTCCCCGAGCGCCGGGTCCCGGCGAGCGCGACCGTCGACGAGGTGCTGGCGGTCCTCACCACGGAGCTGCCTGCTGAGCCGAGCACGCCCCTTCAGGTCATCGAGGAGCTCCAGCACGCGTGCGAGCCGGGGCTGACGGCGATGCCGAGTGGCCGCTTCTTCGGATTCGTCATCGGCGGCACGCACCCCGCGGCACTGGCCGCCGACTGGCTGGTCAGCGCCTGGGACCAGAACGCCGGCATGCGATTGGTGACCCCGTCCACCTCGGCCGTCGAGGAGCTCGCAGCCCGGTGGGTCCTCGATCTCCTGGGCCTGCCGGATGACGCGGGTGTCGGATTCGTGACGGGGGCCACCACCGCCAACTTCACGTGCCTCGCAGCCGCCCGGGACTCGGTCCTGCGGGCGCGTGACTGGGACGTGGGGGCACGGGGCCTCGCCGGTGGCCCTGCCGTGCGCGTGCTCGCGGGAGAGGAGGCGCACATGAGCGTGGACCTCGCCCTGCGCTACCTCGGGGTGGGCCAGCCCGAAACGGTGGAGGCCGACGAGCAGGGCAGGATGCGACCCGACGCCCTGCGCGTCGCGCTCGCCGGTGCTCCAGCGGTCCCGACGATCGTGGTCCTGCAGGCGGGCAACATCCACTCGGGAGCGTTCGACCCGTTCACGGAACTGGTGACCACGGCGCACGAGGCGGGAGCCTGGGTGCACGTCGATGGTGCGTTCGGGCTCTTCGCCGCGGCCTCGTCGACGCACCGGCACCTGACCTCCGGCATGGCCGCCGCCGACTCCTGGGCCACCGACGCCCACAAGACACTCAACGTCCCCTACGACTGCGGCATCGCACTCGTGCGTGACGCCCTGGCTCTGCGTGCGGCCATGGGCCACGAGCCGGCCCCGTACCTCATCACCGACGAAGCCGGGGACCCCTACGAGAAGGTGCCGGAGATGTCGCGCCGGGCTCGTTCCATCCCTGTGTGGGCCGTGCTGCGCGCGCTGGGTCGACGGGGTGTGGAGGACCTCGTCGACGGGCTCGTCGACCGTGCCCGTGCGTTCGCCGCAGGGCTCGCCGACGTGCCGGGCGCCACCGTCCTCAACGACGTCGTCTTCACCCAGGTGACTGCTGCGATGGAGGACGACGAGACCACCTCGAGGACGGTTGACGCGGTCCTTCGCGACGGTGCCGTCTGGATATCCGGGTCCCGCTGGCACGATCGCGCGGTGCTGAGGGCGTCGATGAGCAACTGGTCGACCACGCCGGCCGATGTCGAGGCCGCCGTGGACGCGGTGAAGCGGGCTCGGGCATCGCTCACCTGA
- a CDS encoding DUF952 domain-containing protein: MTLQHIALESDWQAAQAEGSYPISTRGQRIADVGFMHCSTPEQTAGVRERFYSDVTEPLLLLTLDESALAAHGLEVRREPPAPGVAELFPHVYGGDLPVACVAAVSVLR, encoded by the coding sequence ATGACGCTCCAGCACATCGCCCTCGAGTCCGACTGGCAGGCCGCGCAGGCGGAGGGGTCCTACCCGATTTCGACGCGGGGGCAGCGGATCGCCGACGTCGGTTTCATGCACTGCAGCACACCCGAGCAGACCGCGGGTGTGCGCGAGCGCTTCTACTCCGACGTCACCGAGCCGCTGCTGCTGCTCACCCTCGACGAGTCGGCGCTCGCGGCGCACGGACTCGAGGTGCGCAGGGAGCCGCCGGCGCCGGGAGTCGCCGAGCTCTTCCCGCACGTCTACGGCGGGGACCTGCCGGTGGCCTGCGTGGCCGCTGTCTCCGTCCTTCGCTGA
- a CDS encoding NAD-dependent succinate-semialdehyde dehydrogenase, giving the protein MQDTQITQDREREAIESLPTGLFIGGEWRPTAATLPVFDPSTGTVLCDVADATPEEASAALDAAVEAQPGWAATAPRERSEILSRAYDLLIEESERLALIMTLEMGKPLAEARGEVKYAAEFFRWFAEEAVRIDGGFMTAPAGGSRFLVSKEPVGPCILITPWNFPMAMGTRKIGPAMAAGCTSVIKPASQTPLSTLALVEILERAGMPKGVVNVVTTSKTDDVMTPMILDPRSRKISFTGSTPVGKHLLELAAKTVMRTSMELGGNAPFLVFEDADLDVAVEGAMLAKMRNIGQACTAANRILVQRPVAEEFSRRLTERMAALEMGRGVEDGVVVGPLVNQGAVDKVDELVRDAVSRGATAQLGGEPSSREGYYYPATVLTGVPAEADLASTEIFGPVAAIGEFDTEEEAIRLANDTPFGLISYVFTQSLDRGLRVSGALEAGMVGLNQGVVSNPAAPFGGIKESGVGREGGFVGIDEFLETKYIGVKM; this is encoded by the coding sequence ATGCAGGACACCCAGATCACGCAGGACCGCGAGCGGGAGGCGATCGAGTCGCTGCCCACCGGTCTCTTCATCGGCGGGGAGTGGCGGCCGACGGCCGCGACCCTGCCGGTCTTCGACCCGTCCACCGGCACGGTCCTGTGCGATGTCGCGGACGCGACGCCGGAGGAGGCCTCCGCCGCCCTCGACGCCGCCGTGGAGGCGCAGCCCGGCTGGGCCGCGACCGCCCCCCGGGAGCGCAGCGAGATCCTCTCGCGCGCCTACGACCTGCTCATCGAGGAGAGCGAGCGGCTCGCGCTGATCATGACCCTGGAGATGGGCAAGCCCCTGGCCGAGGCCCGCGGCGAGGTCAAGTACGCGGCCGAGTTCTTCCGGTGGTTCGCCGAGGAGGCCGTGCGCATCGACGGCGGCTTCATGACGGCGCCCGCCGGTGGATCGCGCTTCCTCGTGTCCAAGGAGCCCGTCGGGCCCTGCATCCTCATCACCCCGTGGAACTTCCCGATGGCCATGGGCACCCGCAAGATCGGGCCGGCGATGGCCGCCGGGTGCACGTCGGTGATCAAGCCCGCGTCGCAGACACCGCTGTCCACCCTCGCCCTCGTCGAGATCCTCGAGCGGGCCGGCATGCCCAAGGGCGTGGTCAACGTCGTGACGACGAGCAAGACGGACGACGTGATGACGCCGATGATCCTCGACCCGCGCTCGCGCAAGATCTCCTTCACCGGCTCCACCCCCGTCGGCAAGCACCTGCTGGAGCTCGCGGCGAAGACGGTCATGCGCACGTCGATGGAGCTCGGCGGCAATGCCCCCTTCCTAGTCTTCGAGGACGCCGACCTCGACGTCGCGGTCGAGGGCGCGATGCTGGCCAAGATGCGCAACATCGGCCAGGCCTGCACGGCGGCCAACCGCATCCTCGTCCAGCGTCCGGTGGCCGAGGAGTTCTCCCGTCGGCTCACCGAGCGGATGGCCGCGCTGGAGATGGGACGTGGCGTCGAGGACGGCGTCGTCGTCGGGCCGCTCGTCAACCAGGGTGCGGTCGACAAGGTCGACGAGCTCGTCCGCGACGCCGTCTCGCGGGGCGCGACGGCACAGCTCGGTGGGGAGCCGTCCAGCCGGGAGGGGTACTACTACCCCGCCACCGTCCTGACGGGTGTCCCCGCCGAGGCCGACCTCGCGAGCACCGAGATCTTCGGCCCGGTCGCGGCGATCGGGGAGTTCGACACCGAGGAGGAGGCGATCCGACTGGCCAACGACACCCCCTTCGGCCTGATCTCGTACGTCTTCACGCAGAGCCTGGACCGCGGTCTGCGGGTCAGCGGAGCGCTGGAGGCGGGGATGGTCGGCCTGAACCAGGGCGTCGTGTCCAACCCGGCCGCACCCTTCGGTGGGATCAAGGAGTCCGGCGTCGGCCGCGAGGGCGGGTTCGTCGGCATCGACGAGTTCCTCGAGACGAAGTACATCGGCGTGAAGATGTGA
- a CDS encoding aspartate aminotransferase family protein, with protein sequence MTALSPLLKQATPVVVDHALGSEVFDSDGRRFLDFTAGIGVVSTGHCHPKVVAAAQEQVGKLIHGQYTTVMHKPLLELVDKLDGVLPDHLNSVFFANSGSEALEASLRLSRQATGRPNVIVFHGGFHGRTVATATMTTSGTRFSAGFSPLMGGVHVAPFPTAYRYGWSEEEATRFALQELDYIFATLTSPQETAAFIVEPILGEGGYIPGNTAFFQGLRERADKHGIVLVMDEVQAGFGRTGKMFGHQHFDVQPDVITMAKGIASGFPISGIATTEELMAKAWAGSQGGTYGANAVACAAAVATLGVIEEEGLVANAAERGTQLLEGARSAAVDGVGDVRGLGLLVGSEFTTADGHPDPERAKTAQQLAATKGLLLLTCGAHMNTVRMIPPLVVTAEQVDEALGIWSEVLAEV encoded by the coding sequence ATGACAGCGCTGTCACCCCTGCTCAAGCAGGCCACCCCCGTGGTCGTGGACCACGCACTCGGCTCCGAGGTCTTCGACTCGGACGGCCGCCGATTCCTCGACTTCACCGCCGGCATCGGCGTCGTGAGCACGGGGCACTGCCACCCGAAGGTCGTCGCCGCCGCGCAGGAGCAGGTCGGCAAGCTCATCCACGGCCAGTACACCACCGTGATGCACAAGCCGCTCCTCGAGCTCGTCGACAAGCTCGACGGCGTCCTGCCCGACCACCTCAACTCGGTCTTCTTCGCCAACTCCGGCAGCGAGGCGCTCGAGGCATCGCTGCGACTCTCCCGCCAGGCCACCGGCCGCCCCAACGTCATCGTCTTCCACGGCGGCTTCCACGGCCGCACGGTCGCGACGGCGACGATGACGACGTCCGGCACCCGCTTCTCGGCCGGCTTCTCGCCGCTCATGGGCGGGGTGCACGTCGCCCCCTTCCCCACCGCCTACCGCTACGGGTGGAGCGAGGAGGAGGCGACCCGCTTCGCCCTGCAGGAGCTGGACTACATCTTCGCGACGCTCACCTCCCCGCAGGAGACCGCGGCCTTCATCGTCGAGCCGATCCTCGGCGAAGGGGGGTACATCCCCGGCAACACCGCCTTCTTCCAGGGTCTGCGCGAGCGTGCCGACAAGCACGGCATCGTCCTGGTCATGGACGAGGTCCAGGCGGGCTTCGGCCGCACGGGCAAGATGTTCGGCCACCAGCACTTCGACGTGCAGCCCGATGTCATCACCATGGCCAAGGGCATCGCCTCCGGCTTCCCGATCTCCGGCATCGCCACGACCGAGGAGCTCATGGCCAAGGCCTGGGCCGGCTCGCAGGGCGGTACCTACGGCGCCAACGCCGTCGCCTGCGCCGCGGCCGTGGCCACCCTCGGTGTCATCGAGGAGGAGGGACTGGTCGCCAACGCCGCCGAGCGCGGCACCCAGCTGCTCGAGGGTGCGCGCTCCGCGGCGGTCGACGGTGTGGGGGACGTGCGCGGACTCGGTCTGCTCGTCGGCAGCGAGTTCACCACCGCCGACGGCCACCCCGACCCCGAGCGCGCCAAGACGGCGCAGCAGCTCGCCGCGACCAAGGGCCTGCTCCTGCTCACCTGTGGCGCGCACATGAACACCGTGCGGATGATCCCGCCGCTCGTCGTCACCGCCGAGCAGGTCGACGAGGCGCTGGGCATCTGGTCCGAGGTCCTGGCGGAGGTCTGA
- a CDS encoding DUF3830 family protein yields the protein MAARYFTITLESRGVTCRARLLDDEAPLTCEAVWQALPAGSDAFHAKYARNEVYTLIPRITAAPHRENPTITPIPGDVCLFDFEPWEIGNPAYGYDPGSTAHAEQGATDLAIFYGRNNLLINGDMGWVPGSVFGAIEEGLPEMAAACNDLWRNGFAGERLSFARA from the coding sequence ATGGCGGCCAGGTACTTCACGATCACCCTCGAGTCGCGGGGCGTGACCTGCCGTGCGCGGTTGCTCGACGACGAGGCCCCACTGACCTGCGAGGCGGTGTGGCAGGCCCTGCCCGCGGGCAGTGATGCCTTCCACGCCAAGTACGCGCGCAACGAGGTCTACACCCTCATCCCGCGGATCACGGCGGCCCCGCACCGGGAGAACCCGACGATCACGCCGATCCCCGGTGACGTCTGTCTGTTCGACTTCGAGCCGTGGGAGATCGGCAACCCCGCGTACGGGTACGACCCGGGCTCGACGGCGCACGCCGAGCAGGGCGCGACCGACCTGGCGATCTTCTACGGGCGCAACAACCTGCTCATCAACGGCGACATGGGCTGGGTGCCCGGGTCCGTCTTCGGCGCGATCGAGGAGGGCCTGCCCGAGATGGCCGCGGCGTGCAACGACCTGTGGCGCAACGGGTTCGCCGGCGAGCGGCTGAGCTTCGCCCGCGCCTGA
- a CDS encoding alpha/beta hydrolase has translation MSASTHEHVLVPATGEGHLPLLLLHGTDGSETELLPLADRLSPATKLSVRGTVDLPGGHAFFRRRPDRRVDEEDLRARVPLLREFLLDNCRELGDTRPVAVGFSNGAIMATALMMCHPDLLAGAVLLRPLAPFARPPVADLTGVRVLLLDGEHDQRRQRGDGLRLAQEFRRMGADVTHDVLPVAHEITEQDERLARHWLRTALLS, from the coding sequence ATGAGCGCATCGACCCATGAGCACGTCTTGGTGCCAGCGACCGGTGAGGGGCACCTGCCGCTCCTCCTGCTCCATGGCACCGATGGCAGCGAGACCGAACTGCTGCCGTTGGCGGACCGTCTGTCTCCGGCGACGAAGTTGAGCGTGCGCGGTACGGTCGACCTTCCCGGCGGCCATGCCTTCTTCCGTCGACGCCCGGACCGTCGTGTCGATGAGGAGGACCTGCGAGCGAGGGTCCCCCTCCTGCGCGAGTTCCTCCTGGACAACTGCCGTGAGCTCGGCGACACCCGCCCCGTCGCGGTCGGCTTCTCCAACGGCGCGATCATGGCCACGGCCCTGATGATGTGCCACCCCGACCTGCTCGCTGGGGCGGTGCTCCTGCGGCCCCTCGCGCCCTTCGCCAGACCGCCCGTGGCCGACCTCACCGGAGTCCGTGTGCTCCTCCTCGACGGTGAGCACGACCAGCGGCGACAGCGCGGCGACGGGCTTCGCCTCGCGCAGGAATTTCGCCGGATGGGTGCCGACGTGACCCACGACGTGCTGCCCGTGGCGCACGAGATCACCGAGCAGGACGAGCGCCTGGCCCGGCACTGGCTGCGTACGGCCCTGCTGAGCTGA